From Musa acuminata AAA Group cultivar baxijiao chromosome BXJ3-8, Cavendish_Baxijiao_AAA, whole genome shotgun sequence, one genomic window encodes:
- the LOC135645176 gene encoding uncharacterized protein LOC135645176 gives MGKSEEEQPAPALPTSPPEASERSSGSGFPRCRSIGRVVRPRCVAALILGVAVLLSAVFWLPPFVKMYGRHDRGSRFTAEVVASFRLQKPVALLNANIGKLQFDIFEEIGVPDSSVAVIYLEPLGGSNWTNVVFGVWPYPRNSTLSTTGLSILRESFMSLVVRQSTLHLTASLFGNSWFFEVLKFPGGITIIPPQRAFLLQKVQMLFNFTLNFSIDQVQDKVSELKDQMKAGLLLNSNENLYVRLTNLEGSTVAPPTIVQTSIILAVGNRQPSLPRWKELAQTIRNSSAGNLGLNHTVFGRVKQIRLFSFPQHSLNNGGNTGSPSPAPQPNPDHNHHYLHHHHHHHGHHHHIPMHLAPAPVPDTAPQPAYQSPTPSGCRYRFSRKPRSKGYLAPVAAPVDAPKHSAAPEAVLGHSTRPASAPQHLLAPRVHENSPVPAPNMNPPSPSPAVSFTHVQPRSEGITDNKPPDRSPSISPAPYSSFASGKSSVHLLLAPLLYVMLSC, from the exons ATGGGGAAATCCGAAGAGGAGCAGCCTGCGCCCGCGCTGCCGACGTCCCCGCCTGAGGCTTCCGAGAGGAGTTCCGGCTCCGGATTCCCGCGCTGCCGCTCGATCGGGCGTGTAGTGCGGCCCCGCTGCGTCGCCGCTCTGATTCTTGGCGTCGCGGTGCTGCTGTCGGCGGTGTTCTGGTTGCCGCCGTTCGTGAAGATGTACGGGCGTCACGATCGGGGTTCGCGATTCACAG CTGAAGTTGTTGCGAGTTTCAGACTACAAAAGCCAGTGGCTCTGCTAAATGCCAATATTGGAAAACTTCAATTTGACATCTTTGAAGAAATTGGTGTCCCTGATTCTTCG GTAGCCGTAATCTATCTGGAGCCTTTGGGTGGATCTAACTGGACAAATGTGGTTTTTGGAGTTTGGCCCTATCCAAGAAATTCAACTCTCTCAACTACTGGGCTAAGCATACTTAGGGAGTCTTTTATGTCCTTGGTCGTAAGGCAGTCAACACTTCATCTGACTGCATCCTTGTTTGGGAACTCATGGTTCTTTGAAGTGCTTAAGTTTCCTGGAGGGATCACCATAATACCCCCTCAAAGAGCTTTTCTTTTGCAGAAGGTGCAAATGCTTTTCAATTTTActttaaatttttctattgatcaAGTCCAGGACAAAGTCAGTGAACTGAAGGATCAGATGAAGGCTGGACTACTTCTCAACTCGAATGAG AATTTATATGTTAGATTGACAAATTTGGAGGGCTCTACAGTTGCTCCTCCAACAATTGTTCAAACCTCCATTATACTTGCAGTTGGGAATCGGCAGCCCTCACTGCCAAGGTGGAAGGAGTTGGCTCAAACAATTCGGAATTCTTCTGCAGGAAACCTTGGCCTAAATCATACTGTATTTGGTAGAGTAAAGCAAATACGTCTTTTCTCTTTTCCTCAACATTCCTTGAATAATGGAGGAAATACTGGTTCACCAAGTCCAGCTCCTCAACCAAATCCAGATCATAATCATCATTACCtgcaccaccaccatcatcaccaTGGCCATCATCACCATATTCCTATGCACCTTGCTCCTGCTCCTGTGCCTGATACAGCTCCGCAACCTGCTTACCAATCTCCAACTCCCTCTGGCTGCCGATATCGATTTTCAAGAAAACCAAGAAGCAAGGGTTATTTGGCCCCAGTTGCTGCACCTGTTGATGCTCCAAAGCATTCTGCTGCACCAGAAGCTGTTTTGGGGCACTCTACTAGGCCTGCAAGTGCTCCACAACATCTACTTGCTCCTCGTGTGCATGAAAATTCACCTGTTCCAGCTCCAAACATGAATCCGCCTTCTCCTTCACCTGCTGTTTCTTTTACCCATGTTCAACCTCGTAGTGAGGGTATAACAGATAACAAGCCTCCTGATAGGTCGCCATCTATTTCACCTGCACCATATTCAT
- the LOC135645299 gene encoding phosphatidylinositol N-acetylglucosaminyltransferase subunit C-like: protein MEGATDQVIERPMWKKVAYGGMQPGYDDNYTDESFLEEMVMNANVVKRDLWKVMQDSVSITQYMCIVALVVSVWAHTLSLNIDEISLLKLDVGLLALGFSILLITTSQLSVQLLSRYFLNISFFICGLYILAPIYHTLTRSMSSDSIVALTVSLLIIHLFLHDYSGSTIRPPGALKNPNLASNISLNASIVASVLVASRLPSRLHVFAIMLFSLQIFLFAPLITFCIKKYSNRVHLGFSFALMSMTLSVVYQLHGMLFVLLLGLLLFISVVCPYWLIRIQEYKFEINGPWDEAKLCFDITE, encoded by the coding sequence ATGGAAGGTGCTACAGATCAGGTCATAGAACGGCCAATGTGGAAGAAAGTGGCCTATGGAGGAATGCAGCCAGGTTATGACGACAACTACACCGATGAGTCATTTCTTGAAGAAATGGTTATGAATGCTAATGTGGTAAAGAGGGATCTTTGGAAAGTGATGCAAGATTCTGTCTCCATTACTCAATATATGTGCATAGTAGCTCTTGTGGTCTCTGTATGGGCTCACACATTGAGCTTGAACATTGATGAGATCTCTCTCCTTAAACTGGATGTAGGTCTCCTAGCACTTGGTTTTTCGATACTCTTGATCACTACTAGTCAGCTCTCCGTGCAGCTTCTCTCACGGTATTTTCTCAACATTTCCTTTTTCATATGTGGCCTATACATTTTGGCACCTATCTATCACACTCTCACCAGGTCTATGAGTTCAGATTCAATAGTGGCACTAACTGTATCGCTTCTCATCATCCATCTTTTCCTGCATGATTATTCTGGCTCCACAATAAGACCCCCCGGTGCTCTGAAGAACCCGAATCTGGCAAGTAACATCTCTTTGAATGCGTCAATAGTGGCATCAGTTCTTGTGGCCTCACGCCTCCCATCTAGGCTTCATGTCTTTGCCATCATGCTCTTTTCtttgcaaatctttctttttgctcCACTTATCACGTTTTGCATCAAGAAATACTCCAACAGAGTGCACCTAGGCTTTTCATTTGCATTAATGAGTATGACACTGAGTGTTGTGTACCAGTTGCATGGCATGCTCTTTGTTCTCTTGTTAGGTCTTCTACTTTTCATATCTGTTGTTTGCCCCTACTGGCTTATAAGGATACAGGAATACAAGTTTGAGATAAATGGTCCATGGGATGAAGCTAAACTGTGTTTTGACATAACGGAGTAA
- the LOC135645015 gene encoding hexokinase-3-like, which yields MARVGLGLAVGCAVVTCAIAAALVSRSVRRRWRWGQAVALVRELEVACDTPVGRLRQVVDAMAVEMHAGLASDGGSKLKMLLTFIDNLPDGTEEGTYYALDLGGTNFRVLRVQLGGKGSMILSHKVESQPIPQELMTGTSEELFTFIASILKRFVQSENDGFQQLPDDRKDLGFTFSFPVKQLSISSGVLIKWTKGFSIEDAVGKDIAQCLNEAMTKIGLNMRVAALVNDTVGTLALGHYNDEDTVAAVIIGTGTNACYLERTDAIIKCQGLLTNSGAMVVNMEWGNFWSSHLPRTSYDIALDDESPNRNEQGFEKMISGMYLGDIVRRVLYRMAEESDIFLDPAKNLSVPFILRTPLMANMHEDDSPDLTEVGRVLEEHLKISRVPLKVRRLVVRVCDIVTRRASRLAAAGIVGMLKKTGRDGSGGVASGRTRGKPRRTVVVVEGGLYIGYTMFKQYLNEAIGEILGDEVAPYVLLKVSEDGSGIGAALLAAVYSSNR from the exons ATGGCGAGGGTCGGCCTCGGGTTGGCGGTGGGGTGCGCCGTGGTGACGTGCGCGATCGCGGCAGCGCTCGTGAGCCGCAGCGTGAGGAGGCGGTGGCGCTGGGGTCAGGCGGTGGCGCTGGTGAGGGAGTTGGAGGTGGCGTGCGACACCCCAGTTGGGAGGCTGCGCCAGGTGGTCGACGCCATGGCGGTGGAGATGCACGCTGGTCTCGCGTCCGACGGCGGCAGCAAGCTCAAGATGTTGCTCACCTTCATCGATAACCTGCCGGATGG AACCGAAGAAGGTACATACTACGCACTTGATTTAGGAGGTACAAATTTTAGGGTCCTGCGGGTTCAGCTTGGTGGTAAAGGGTCCATGATATTGAGTCACAAAGTGGAAAGTCAACCAATTCCCCAGGAATTAATGACTGGTACAAGTGAG GAGCTGTTTACTTTTATTGCTTCAATACTAAAGCGGTTTGTTCAAAGTGAGAATGATGGTTTTCAACAGCTACCAGATGATAGAAAAGATCTTGGATTTACATTTTCTTTTCCTGTGAAACAATTGTCTATTTCTTCTGGTGTTCTTATCAAGTGGACTAAAGGGTTTTCAATTGAAGATGCT GTTGGAAAAGATATTGCACAGTGTTTAAATGAAGCCATGACAAAGATTGGACTTAATATGCGGGTAGCTGCATTG GTGAATGACACTGTTGGCACATTGGCTCTTGGGCATTATAATGATGAGGACACTGTCGCTGCTGTGATAATTGGAACAGGGACAAATGCTTGCTATCTTGAGCGCACTGATGCAATTATTAAGTGTCAAGGCCTTCTTACAAATTCTGGTGCAATG GTTGTCAACATGGAATGGGGGAATTTCTGGTCATCACATCTACCGAGAACCTCCTATGATATAGCTCTAGATGATGAGAGCCCTAATCGTAATGAACAG GGTTTTGAGAAAATGATTTCAGGAATGTACTTGGGTGACATCGTTAGAAGGGTACTTTATAGGATGGCAGAGGAGTCAGATATCTTTTTAGATCCTGCAAAAAATTTATCAGTCCCCTTTATCTTAAG GACACCTCTGATGGCTAACATGCATGAGGATGATTCACCTGATCTGACAGAAGTTGGAAGGGTACTTGAGGAACACTTGAAG ATATCTAGAGTCCCTTTGAAGGTAAGAAGGCTTGTCGTGAGAGTATGTGACATAGTCACAAGAAGAGCTTCCCGGTTAGCTGCAGCAGGCATAGTTGGGATGCTGAAGAAAACAGGACGAGACGGGAGTGGTGGTGTTGCGAGTGGAAGAACGAGAGGCAAACCGAGAAGAACCGTGGTCGTAGTCGAAGGCGGTCTCTACATTGGCTATACAATGTTCAAGCAGTATTTGAACGAAGCTATCGGTGAGATCTTAGGTGATGAGGTCGCCCCATACGTTCTTCTCAAAGTCTCCGAGGATGGATCGGGAATCGGTGCTGCTCTCCTTGCTGCAGTATATTCATCAAATAGATAA